A DNA window from Rubripirellula tenax contains the following coding sequences:
- a CDS encoding DUF5060 domain-containing protein has product MESLEKRQLLAVGVIAPVGAELFSEAGSYHEYGTSGSQWYDGSGISDASVVETGDPIPTLWPEHVAGNNSTRVSRIRLASEVNVLTFDLGGTFDVSGMVLWNSTEAGQTDRGFENTVLSYSTDGGLTFTGSDSLTWTERGADGSANQGNTPTPPVALFAPEVKMLSSAVGGVTHVRMNVDNFSTAGSDNIVMASEIRFIGESAASTSGVYNEANGLVVMEMENTPSDLGLWQEQTQLSNYTGDSYFQFLGNNYQSGPANSPLEYRFRINTPGLYYLHLRSAKENSADPTRTDISNDAYVRVDGDYNAGPGPHGSHGNNASLSLLQSNTKFFGGALNSFKWDSGNQLDPGGDTNKRVAVYDFKAGEEYTLVVSGRSKFYSIDRIVFRHESTAVGTAQNLNTPESSFIPAQDTGNVAITGELKQWHKTTLTLDGPTASESGSVNPFTDYRMNVTFTHPASGLSYTVPGYFAADGDAANTGATSGNKWRAHLAADVEGSWNYSISFRTGTNVAVNDSPTAGTALAPLHGITGSFTIGATDKTGDDFRAKGRLEYVGEHYLQFAGTGDFFIKQGPDAPENLLAYADVDGDFKTDGNYNRGTFASEAESIKQWNAHEADWNAGDPTWSQVDGTQGTYGKGLIGAINYLASEDLNAFSFLTMNINGDDKNVFPYTTYSERSRIDVSKLDQWEIVFEHGDKMGMYLHFKTQETENDQLLDGGDLGNERKLYYRELIARFSHHLGMNWNLGEETTNTTQQLKDFAQYFHDNDPYRHNVVLHTYPGQKDQRYTPLLGSASELTGLSLQTSQADFSNVHVDTATWVANSAAAGKKWVVAVDEPGDAQHALRPDNDAGNSHVDGRKNALWGTLMAGGAGNEWYFGYGHAESDLTLEDFRSRDNWWDYTRYAKSFFEDFDIPFWEMIGDDSISTASNDYGFYKEGEVYTVYLKNGGTTSLNLGTSPANEVFNVKWFDPRNGGGLLDGTVTQVNGGGTVSLGQPPNSVGEDWAILVTSEFFVPGLAVDGAFLVNADNDSDIAALTDGMVINLATMDTTNLNIRATTEGAAGSVGFALTGATTRNQSETVAPYALFGDDSGNYRPGTLNVGQHTLVVTPFSEASLNGTAGQPITIHFVVSDGNTNSPPTGSVTITGTLTEGQTLTASNTLADGDGIGPIRYQWQRDGVNVSGATGNTYALNTADVGTKISVVASYTDGSGKLEQVSSALDQPATYSFAARTNFPVIDAGEVVYYADNPNDALAINAAVVADRDKFARASHTFTGQSGVYPLRITTLTEEDGESIYRLLVNGSVVGTYQNPRIGSGSPLDLQPNQHVWNDIALQSGDIVSVESNTDTNGEIPEGTGTAWARGRWRSLDLFTGVGPVVADNSGPTINKVFLVDSDSDADIVELTNGAVISLTELARTTLNARATTNLAVGSVRFALSGATTKNQTESVAPYALFGDTAGDFAAGTLALGQHTLVVTPYSGGGLTGTVGTPVTIVFEVTDAVTSVVGRSVAYRGAGATYGEGLADPNKSALHGPGATASMANYTNYSQGLNRVIVDIDNLPATTLTQPDFEFRVGNTEDFGNNLAWTSMPSSAIDVATLTGATKRVTIDWPHQAIMNRWLEVTVKANANTGLDQDDVFYFGNQVGDVDGSISPSKHVTVNAFDTLDVRFHQSPSSNSVGIDNIYDIDRNGSVNAFDTLDVRFNQMPSGGLMMITLPPAAAPTTAASIASAAIQNPDNALDVNGDGQVTALDALMGINFLGQTIPSSELTGFAGRPSPAHFYDVNGDGRVTALDSLQIINKLGSASSGQAEQASIPQLELTSDDDDDLDWVSGDTVALEAAIDSALNDL; this is encoded by the coding sequence TTGGAGTCGCTTGAAAAACGGCAACTGCTGGCGGTCGGCGTGATCGCTCCCGTCGGTGCTGAATTGTTCAGCGAAGCCGGTTCCTATCATGAATATGGGACGAGCGGAAGCCAGTGGTATGACGGCTCGGGTATCTCCGATGCCAGCGTTGTTGAAACCGGTGATCCGATTCCCACCCTCTGGCCGGAACACGTTGCGGGCAACAACAGCACGCGAGTTTCCAGAATCCGACTCGCTTCGGAAGTCAATGTACTAACGTTCGATCTTGGTGGGACATTTGATGTCAGCGGAATGGTGCTTTGGAATAGCACCGAGGCGGGACAAACCGATCGTGGTTTTGAAAACACCGTCCTGTCCTATTCGACCGACGGCGGATTGACCTTCACCGGCAGCGACTCGTTGACGTGGACCGAACGGGGTGCAGACGGTTCGGCCAATCAGGGAAACACGCCGACACCGCCGGTCGCCTTGTTCGCACCCGAAGTCAAGATGCTGTCCAGTGCGGTCGGAGGTGTCACGCATGTCCGAATGAACGTCGATAATTTCTCGACTGCCGGATCTGACAATATCGTCATGGCGTCAGAAATTCGATTCATCGGTGAATCGGCGGCATCGACGTCAGGTGTTTACAACGAAGCAAACGGCTTGGTTGTCATGGAGATGGAGAACACTCCGTCGGACTTGGGTTTGTGGCAGGAACAGACTCAGTTGTCGAACTATACCGGCGATAGTTATTTTCAGTTTCTTGGCAACAACTACCAAAGCGGACCCGCGAATTCGCCTTTGGAGTACAGGTTTCGCATCAACACTCCGGGGCTCTATTACCTGCACCTGCGATCCGCCAAAGAAAACAGCGCTGATCCGACGCGAACCGACATCAGCAATGACGCCTACGTTCGCGTCGACGGAGACTACAACGCTGGCCCCGGCCCGCACGGTAGCCATGGCAACAACGCATCGCTAAGTCTGTTGCAGAGCAACACCAAGTTTTTCGGCGGCGCTCTGAACAGCTTCAAATGGGATTCCGGTAATCAGCTTGACCCGGGCGGAGACACCAATAAACGAGTCGCTGTTTACGATTTCAAAGCGGGCGAGGAGTACACGTTGGTCGTGTCGGGCCGATCAAAGTTTTACAGCATCGATCGAATCGTGTTCCGACACGAGAGTACCGCTGTTGGCACAGCCCAAAACCTGAACACACCCGAATCGTCTTTCATCCCTGCTCAGGACACGGGCAACGTGGCGATCACGGGCGAGTTGAAGCAATGGCACAAAACCACGTTGACGCTTGATGGCCCCACGGCCAGCGAGAGTGGTTCTGTCAATCCGTTTACGGACTACCGCATGAACGTCACGTTCACGCATCCCGCCAGCGGACTTTCCTATACGGTTCCCGGCTATTTCGCCGCCGACGGCGATGCCGCCAATACGGGCGCGACCAGCGGAAACAAATGGCGTGCCCACTTGGCGGCCGATGTCGAGGGTTCGTGGAACTATTCGATCTCGTTCCGTACCGGGACCAATGTTGCGGTCAACGACAGTCCCACGGCCGGCACTGCCTTGGCTCCGCTTCATGGAATCACGGGCAGTTTTACGATCGGCGCGACGGACAAGACGGGTGATGATTTTCGTGCCAAGGGACGCCTTGAATACGTCGGCGAACACTATTTGCAATTCGCCGGAACGGGCGATTTCTTCATCAAGCAAGGTCCCGATGCACCGGAGAACCTGTTGGCATACGCCGATGTGGATGGAGACTTCAAGACCGACGGAAACTACAACCGAGGAACGTTTGCTAGTGAAGCCGAATCCATCAAGCAATGGAATGCACACGAGGCTGATTGGAATGCCGGTGATCCAACATGGTCGCAGGTCGACGGCACGCAAGGCACGTACGGCAAAGGACTAATCGGCGCGATCAACTACTTGGCCTCGGAAGACCTCAATGCGTTTTCCTTCCTGACGATGAATATCAACGGAGACGACAAGAATGTTTTCCCCTATACGACATATTCCGAGCGGAGTCGCATCGACGTTTCCAAGCTCGACCAATGGGAGATCGTTTTCGAGCATGGCGACAAGATGGGAATGTACTTGCATTTCAAAACCCAAGAAACCGAAAACGACCAACTGCTTGATGGCGGCGACTTGGGCAACGAGCGAAAGCTCTATTATCGCGAGTTGATTGCAAGATTCAGTCACCACCTGGGCATGAACTGGAATCTGGGCGAAGAGACGACGAACACGACACAGCAACTCAAGGATTTTGCCCAGTACTTCCACGACAATGATCCGTACCGGCACAATGTCGTTCTCCATACTTATCCCGGGCAAAAAGATCAGCGATACACACCGTTGCTAGGAAGTGCATCGGAGCTGACGGGCTTGTCGCTGCAAACCAGTCAAGCCGATTTCTCGAATGTTCACGTAGACACGGCGACGTGGGTCGCGAACTCGGCAGCCGCAGGTAAGAAATGGGTCGTTGCCGTCGACGAACCGGGTGACGCCCAGCACGCGTTACGACCCGACAACGATGCGGGCAACAGTCACGTCGACGGCCGGAAAAATGCCCTCTGGGGAACCTTGATGGCAGGTGGCGCCGGCAACGAATGGTATTTCGGTTACGGGCACGCCGAATCGGATTTGACTCTCGAGGACTTCCGAAGTCGCGACAACTGGTGGGACTACACCCGATATGCGAAATCGTTTTTCGAAGACTTCGACATCCCGTTTTGGGAAATGATCGGCGACGACTCGATCAGCACCGCGTCGAACGACTATGGTTTCTACAAAGAGGGCGAGGTCTACACGGTTTATTTGAAGAACGGCGGCACGACCAGTTTGAATCTCGGCACTTCGCCGGCGAACGAAGTATTCAATGTCAAATGGTTTGATCCGCGAAACGGAGGCGGGCTACTGGACGGCACGGTGACCCAGGTCAACGGTGGCGGAACCGTGTCGCTGGGGCAACCGCCCAACAGTGTTGGCGAAGACTGGGCCATTCTGGTGACTTCCGAATTCTTCGTACCCGGACTGGCCGTCGATGGAGCCTTCCTAGTCAACGCCGACAACGATTCTGACATCGCAGCGTTGACCGACGGCATGGTGATCAACCTGGCCACGATGGATACGACCAATCTGAATATCCGAGCAACCACCGAGGGCGCCGCAGGAAGCGTCGGGTTCGCGCTCACGGGCGCAACCACACGCAACCAATCGGAAACCGTCGCCCCCTACGCTCTGTTCGGCGACGACAGCGGAAACTATCGACCGGGGACGTTGAACGTCGGACAACATACCTTGGTCGTGACGCCGTTCTCAGAAGCGAGTTTGAATGGCACGGCGGGCCAGCCGATCACGATTCACTTCGTCGTCAGCGATGGGAACACCAACAGCCCGCCCACCGGATCGGTGACCATCACCGGCACGTTGACCGAAGGCCAAACGCTAACGGCATCCAATACTCTGGCCGATGGCGATGGGATCGGTCCGATCAGGTATCAGTGGCAGCGCGATGGCGTGAATGTATCCGGCGCAACCGGCAACACCTACGCTTTAAACACAGCGGACGTCGGAACCAAGATCAGCGTCGTGGCCAGCTACACCGACGGCAGCGGCAAGCTAGAACAGGTCAGCAGCGCGCTCGATCAGCCCGCAACGTATTCGTTCGCCGCGCGAACCAACTTTCCGGTCATCGATGCAGGCGAGGTGGTTTATTACGCCGACAACCCCAATGACGCGTTGGCGATCAACGCAGCCGTTGTCGCCGATCGCGACAAGTTCGCCCGCGCGTCGCACACCTTCACGGGGCAGTCCGGCGTCTACCCCCTGCGGATCACAACGCTGACCGAAGAGGATGGCGAATCCATCTATCGTTTGTTGGTCAACGGATCCGTGGTTGGCACCTACCAAAACCCTCGCATCGGATCGGGCTCACCGCTGGATCTGCAACCCAATCAACATGTTTGGAACGACATTGCTCTGCAATCGGGTGACATCGTTTCGGTTGAATCCAATACCGACACCAATGGTGAGATTCCCGAAGGTACTGGAACAGCCTGGGCACGAGGCCGTTGGCGATCGCTCGACTTATTCACAGGTGTTGGTCCCGTCGTAGCCGACAACAGCGGTCCGACGATCAACAAAGTATTCCTGGTCGACTCTGATAGCGACGCAGACATCGTCGAACTGACGAACGGTGCAGTGATCAGCCTGACCGAACTCGCCAGGACAACCCTAAATGCCCGTGCGACGACCAACCTCGCCGTTGGAAGTGTCCGATTCGCACTCAGCGGAGCGACAACAAAGAACCAAACTGAAAGCGTGGCACCCTATGCTTTGTTCGGCGATACTGCTGGGGATTTCGCTGCCGGGACTCTGGCACTCGGCCAGCATACACTGGTCGTCACGCCCTACTCGGGTGGAGGTCTAACTGGCACAGTTGGAACTCCTGTAACCATCGTGTTTGAAGTCACAGATGCGGTTACCAGCGTTGTTGGTCGCAGCGTGGCTTACCGTGGCGCCGGTGCGACCTACGGCGAAGGCCTGGCCGACCCGAACAAATCGGCGCTGCATGGGCCCGGCGCGACGGCATCGATGGCGAACTACACCAATTACTCACAGGGACTCAACCGAGTCATCGTCGACATCGACAACCTGCCCGCGACAACGTTGACGCAACCCGATTTCGAATTCCGCGTCGGTAATACCGAGGACTTTGGCAACAACCTCGCATGGACTTCCATGCCGTCTTCGGCGATCGACGTGGCGACACTGACGGGCGCCACCAAGCGTGTCACGATCGACTGGCCCCATCAAGCCATCATGAATCGATGGTTGGAAGTCACTGTCAAGGCAAACGCCAACACCGGACTTGACCAAGACGATGTGTTCTATTTTGGCAATCAAGTCGGTGACGTCGACGGATCTATCTCGCCATCTAAGCATGTGACCGTCAATGCCTTTGACACGCTGGATGTCCGGTTCCACCAAAGCCCAAGCAGCAACAGCGTTGGCATCGACAACATCTATGACATCGACCGCAACGGTTCGGTCAACGCTTTCGATACCCTGGACGTCCGATTCAACCAGATGCCTTCGGGCGGGTTGATGATGATCACCCTGCCGCCGGCGGCGGCACCAACAACCGCAGCCAGCATTGCCAGTGCGGCGATACAGAATCCGGACAACGCGCTGGACGTCAACGGCGATGGCCAAGTCACGGCGCTAGACGCGTTGATGGGGATCAACTTCCTTGGACAAACGATTCCCTCGTCCGAGTTGACCGGGTTTGCCGGGCGTCCGTCGCCTGCCCACTTCTATGACGTCAACGGTGACGGGCGAGTTACGGCGCTGGATAGTTTGCAGATCATCAACAAGCTAGGAAGTGCATCGAGCGGGCAAGCCGAACAGGCTTCCATTCCCCAGCTAGAATTGACATCCGATGACGACGACGATCTCGATTGGGTTTCGGGCGATACGGTTGCTCTTGAAGCCGCGATCGACTCGGCGCTGAACGACTTGTAG
- a CDS encoding PEP-CTERM sorting domain-containing protein (PEP-CTERM proteins occur, often in large numbers, in the proteomes of bacteria that also encode an exosortase, a predicted intramembrane cysteine proteinase. The presence of a PEP-CTERM domain at a protein's C-terminus predicts cleavage within the sorting domain, followed by covalent anchoring to some some component of the (usually Gram-negative) cell surface. Many PEP-CTERM proteins exhibit an unusual sequence composition that includes large numbers of potential glycosylation sites. Expression of one such protein has been shown restore the ability of a bacterium to form floc, a type of biofilm.): MPPSRRCLEAICIVLLYSLSASADYVISIGTPGAENVDLEQSRANQSIDFFLGEDLGGSAAQPVSSVVAFFSLEQGLIEGIIVPAGTETATNATGTVSATGAGTVGYFGAGNLAASTISKESDTSFLINQEFTNAMQPVNDSLAPLRWFTVNVDTTGLAPGTYGVTLSSPNASFRNSMNRPVAARANLSFTVTAIPEPSSVVAIAILGGGSLLVRRFRRRKSQKTSV; encoded by the coding sequence ATGCCCCCGTCTCGACGTTGCCTCGAAGCAATCTGCATTGTCCTCCTTTATTCACTTTCCGCGTCGGCGGACTATGTGATCTCGATTGGCACACCCGGCGCGGAAAACGTCGACCTGGAACAATCGCGTGCGAATCAATCCATCGACTTCTTTCTAGGGGAAGATCTTGGCGGCAGTGCCGCGCAACCCGTCTCGAGCGTCGTTGCCTTCTTCAGCCTAGAACAGGGTTTGATCGAAGGAATCATCGTGCCGGCAGGAACCGAGACGGCGACCAACGCGACGGGCACGGTCAGCGCCACCGGCGCTGGGACGGTTGGCTATTTTGGCGCCGGTAATTTGGCTGCCTCGACGATCTCGAAGGAGTCCGATACATCGTTTCTGATCAATCAAGAATTCACCAATGCGATGCAACCAGTCAACGACTCTTTGGCACCGCTGCGATGGTTCACCGTCAATGTGGATACGACCGGTCTGGCCCCAGGCACCTACGGAGTCACGCTAAGCAGTCCCAACGCATCATTTCGCAATTCGATGAACCGTCCCGTCGCAGCACGAGCCAATCTAAGCTTCACCGTTACGGCGATTCCAGAACCCAGTTCCGTCGTTGCGATTGCGATTCTGGGTGGTGGTAGTTTGTTGGTCCGTCGTTTCCGACGTCGCAAAAGCCAGAAGACTTCGGTCTAA